In Mercenaria mercenaria strain notata chromosome 13, MADL_Memer_1, whole genome shotgun sequence, a single window of DNA contains:
- the LOC123529014 gene encoding uncharacterized protein LOC123529014 yields the protein MRCHNCKGDICRQLDGICLFGCVNGSECEDGFSTTLKRSSIVTTKFDIISSTFFPTKFTTNDQTFTTKTTTEVSVKSEDGDGRTLIVIIIIVVVAILVLCFGIVIYCIRQKKMRPKSDDGTAEQHEYTNVYAEIDNVGPSHEYEGLETEYDDIETILENMHPTGPLYQVNETERASASEINNEPVGSYEQPQDQNCNDNTEVKIPLENVENSESQTNVPAVTEETGLATNGNPSYIAEYNTSGTSSSSGYTRAFSAASLPQTDTDVEISDYVNRKSFSHQRTGRQSDVESESYCVVEKPTHPATKGNTEIERGSQYSAYADGN from the exons ATGAGGTGTCATAATTGTAAAGGTGATATATGCAGACAGCTAGATGGTATTTGTTTATTTGGTTGTGTAAATGGTTCCGAATGTGAAGATGGATTTTCCACCACATTAAAAAGATCAAGCATTGTAACCACAAAATTTGACATCATTTCCTCTACGTTCTTTCCTACCAAGTTCACTACAAACGACCAAACATTTACAACTAAGACGACTACAGAAGTTTCAGTAAAATCAGAAGATG GTGACGGAAGAACGTTGATTGTAATAATCATAATCGTAGTAGTGGCGATTCTTGTATTGTGCTTCGGTATTGTAATATACTGTATTCGTCAGAA AAAAATGCGTCCTAAATCTGACGATGGAACAGCAGAACAACATGAATACACAAATGTGTATGCGGAGATAGACAATGTAGGACCGTCGCATGAATATGAAGGCCTTGAAACTGAATACGACGATATAGAAACTATTTTGGAAAATATGCATCCTACTGGACCCCTGTACCAAGTGAATGAGACGGAAAGAGCATCCGCGAGTGAAATCAACAACGAACCAGTTGGAAGTTATGAACAGCCTCAAGATCAGAATTGTAACGATAACACAGAGGTTAAAATTCCCTTGGAGAACGTTGAAAATTCTGAATCACAAACAAATGTTCCCGCGGTCACAGAGGAAACAGGTCTAGCTACAAATGGAAATCCGTCTTACATTGCTGAATACAATACTAGCGGCACCTCATCTAGTTCTGGGTATACTCGAGCGTTTTCTGCCGCCTCCCTACCTCAGACAGATACAGACGTTGAAATATCTGACTATGttaacagaaaatcattttctcaCCAAAGAACAGGAAGACAGTCCGATGTGGAGAGTGAAAGTTACTGTGTTGTCGAAAAACCAACACATCCGGCTACGAAAGGGAATACAGAAATAGAGAGAGGGTCGCAGTACTCCGCTTACGCTGATGGCAATTGA